From Maylandia zebra isolate NMK-2024a linkage group LG11, Mzebra_GT3a, whole genome shotgun sequence, one genomic window encodes:
- the LOC143420998 gene encoding uncharacterized protein LOC143420998 produces MAHKRILFCLKPVKIPIEPQKRVDNKKANRRSTDATFPDLCGSPCEALTKPENILASRSSWCFVPHPGQQQLLNYVLDISRPKDELIVETSSGCLTRSDFWTLGLNKEMESTIGNGCFELITKIVQSKGISIYIENLYVTRTWLAPYGCDPLQSFPTDAQRMDIIVLPLWTPGHFQLCESCSEDHSRAVVRKKEL; encoded by the exons ATGGCTCATAAACGAATTT TGTTTTGTCTGAAACCTGTTAAAATCCCTATAGAACCTCAGAAAAGAGTTGACAACAAGAAAGCCAATAGAAGGTCAACAGATGCAACTTTTCCTGACCTGTGTGGATCACCGTGCGAAGCTCTGACAAAGCCTGAGAACATTTTGGCCAGCCGTTCATCATGGTGTTTTGTACCGCACCCTGGCCAACAACAGCTT ctcaacTATGTTCTGGACATCAGCAGACCCAAAGATGAGCTGATTGTTGAAACGTCTTCTGGATGCCTCACGCGGTCAGATTTTTGGACACTGGGTTTAAACAAAGAAATGGAATCGACT attgGAAATGGCTGTTTTGAGCTTATCACTAAAATTGTTCAGTCAAAG GGGATAAGCATTTACATAGAAAATCTGTATGTCACCCGGACTTGGCTTGCACCCTATGGCTGTGATCCATTGCAGTCCTTTCCT ACTGATGCTCAGAGGATGGACATCATAGTTCTCCCTCTCTGGACACCTGGTCATTTCCAGTTGTGT gaatcttgCAGTGAAGATCATTCCCGGGCAGTGGtcagaaaaaaagagctttga
- the LOC143421012 gene encoding NLR family CARD domain-containing protein 3-like: MNQEELADRLQNTAVCHRNLKSTLKKKFQCVFEGIAKAGNPTLLNQIYTELYITEGGTAEVNEEHEVRQIETASRKPARPETTIRQEDLFKASPGRDEPIRTVLTKGVAGIGKTVLTQKYTLDWAEYKANQDIQLIFPFTFRELNVLKEEKFSLVGLVHHFFTETKEAGICSFEDFQVVFIFDGLDECRLPLDFHKTTIITDPRKSTSVDVLLINLIRGKLLPSAHFWITTRPAAANQIPPDCVAMVTEVRGFTDPQKEEYFRKRFRNKKQTSRIISHIKTSRSLHIMCHIPVFCWITATVLEDVLETREGGQLPKTLTEMYIHFLVVQAKVKKVKYDGGAETDPHWSPESRKMMESLGKLAFDQLQKGNLIFYESDLTECGIDSRAASVYSGVFTQIFKEERGLYQDMVFCFIHLSVQEFLAALHVHLTFINCGLNLLEEQQTSSRKSETGKSAEKHFHQSAMYKALQSPNGHLDLFLRFLLGLSLQTNHNLLRGLLTQTGISSQTNQETVRYIKEKLDENLSAEKSINLFHCLNELNDRSLVEEIQQSMRSGRLSYDTISPAQWSALVFILLSSEKDLDVFDLKKYSASEEGLLGLLPVVNASNKALLSVPKLSERGYEALSSVLSSRSSSLRELNLSINTLHDSALNLLSASVKSPECALKTLRLSLCNLSETSYEALSSVLNCQSSSLRELDLSNNTLRDSAVKLLSAGLRSPHCKLNMLRLSHCQFSERGCEDLFSVHSPLL; encoded by the exons atgaatcAGGAGGaactggctgaccgtctgcagaacA CTGCAGTCtgtcatcgtaaccttaaatccaccctgaagaagaagttccagtgtgtgtttgaggggatcgctaaagcaggaaacccaacccttctgaatcagatctacacagagctctacatcacagagggagggactgcagaggtcaatgaggaacatgaggtcagacagattgaaacagcatccaggaaaccagccagaccagaaacaacaatcagacaagaagacctctttaaagcctcacctggaagagatgaaccaatcagaacagtgctgacaaagggagtggctggcattgggaaaacagtcttaacacagaaatacaccctggactgggctgaatacaaagccaaccaggacatccagttgatatttccattcactttcagagagctgaatgtgctgaaagaggaaaagttcagcttggtgggacttgttcatcacttctttactgaaaccaaagaagcaggaatctgcagctttgaagacttccaggttgtgttcatctttgatggtctggatgagtgtcgacttcctctggacttccacaaaactacaatcataactgaccctagaaagtccacctcagtggatgtgctgctgataaacctcatcagggggaaactgcttccctctgctcacttctggataaccacacgacctgcagcagccaatcagatccctcctgactgtgttgccatggtgacagaggtcagagggttcactgacccacagaaggaggagtacttcaggaagagattcagaaaTAAGAAGCAgaccagcaggatcatctcccacatcaagacctcacgaagcctccacatcatgtgtcacattccagtcttctgctggatcactgctacagttctggaggatgtgctggaaaccagagagggaggacagctgcccaagaccctgactgagatgtacatccacttcctggtggttcaggccaaagtgaagaaggtcaagtatgatggaggagctgagacagatccacactggagtccagagagcaggaagatgatggagtctctgggaaaactggcttttgatcagctgcagaaaggaaacctgatcttctatgaatcagacctgacagagtgtggcatcgatagcagagcagcctcagtgtactcaggagtgttcacacagatctttaaagaggagagaggactgtaccaggacatggtgttctgcttcatccatctgagtgttcaggagtttctggctgctcttcatgtccatctgaccttcatcaactgtggactcaatctgctggaagaacaACAAACATCCTCCAGGAagtctgaaacaggaaaatctgcAGAGAAACACTTCCACCAGAGTGCTATgtacaaggccttacagagtccaaatggacacctggacttgttcctccgcttcctcctgggtctttcactgcagaccaatcataATCTCCTACgcggtctgctgacacagacaggaattagttcacagaccaatcaggaaacagtccggtacatcaaggagaagctcgatgagaatctgtctgcagaaaaaagcatcaatctgttccactgtctgaatgaactgaatgatcgttctctagtggaggagatccaacagtccatGAGATCAGGACGTCTGTCCTACGATACAAtttctcctgctcagtggtcagctctagtcttcatcttactgtcatcagaaaaagatctggatgtgtttgacctgaagaaatactctgcttcagaggaagGTCTTCTagggctgctgccagtggtcaacgcctccaacaaagctct tcTGAGTGTCCCTAAACTCTCAGAGAGAGGCtatgaagctctgtcctcagttctcagctccCGGTCCtctagtctgagagagctgaaccTGAGTATCAACACTCTGCATGATTCAGCACTGAATCTTCTGTCTGCTTCAGTGAAGAGTCCAGAGTGTGCATTGAAAACACTCAG ACTGAGTCTCTGTAACTTGTCAGAGACGAGCTATGAAGCCCTGTCTTCAGTTCTGAACTGCCAGTCCtctagtctgagagagctggacctgagtaacaacaCTCTGCGGGATTCAGCAGtgaagcttctttcagcagGACTGAGGAGTCCACACTGTAAACTGAATATGCTGAG aCTAAGTCATTGTCAGTTCTCAGAGAGAGGCTGTGAAGATCTGTTCTCAGTTCACAGCCCTCTactctga
- the LOC143420910 gene encoding uncharacterized protein LOC143420910, which yields MRRKRSSRSIFRDPYDVIERQRREGRPRLIQLESLTRRSRTLTQLFQGTLQTRLLATARDDVNAKLESITGQLQLLVSEWEGFEAQREELVVWLADMDVRLSEVDQLTGNTSEKLKQLQVWACFDMTYI from the exons atgaggaggaagagaagcagcaggagcatctttagggatccctatgatgtcattgag aggcagcggcgagaggggagacctcggctcatccagttggagagcctgaccaggaggagtcgaacattaactcagctcttccagggcaccctgcagactcGGCTACTGGCAACAGCAAGGGATGACGTGAACGCcaaactggagtccatcacaggtcaactgcag ctccttgtctcagagtgggagggatttgaagcacaaagggaggaacttgtcgtttggttggctgatatggatgtccgcctgagtgaggttgaccagctgacaggaaacaccagtgaaaaactgaaacaactgcaggtgtgggcttgttttgatatgacatatatttga